The Brassica napus cultivar Da-Ae chromosome C7, Da-Ae, whole genome shotgun sequence genome has a segment encoding these proteins:
- the LOC106409999 gene encoding glucan endo-1,3-beta-glucosidase 12, whose amino-acid sequence MRFMQRIYIMAVSFLPYCLILSFFSAISITQASSGMIGVNYGRIANNLPPPENVVNLLKSQGINRIKIYDTDKNVLTALAHSRIKVVVCLPNELLSRTASDQSFADKWVRRNIRKHFPATEIEAIAVGNEVFVDPKNTTPYLVPAMKNIHTSLVKYNLDKSIKISSPIALSALANSYPPSSGSFKPDLVEPVIKPMLDLLRKTSSYLMVNAYPFFAYSGNADKISLDYALFRDNVGTLDPGNGLRYNSLFDAQLDAVYAAMSAVGFNDVKVMVTETGWPSAGDVNEIGASEANAAAYNGGLVKRVLNGNGTPLRRNEPLNVFLFSLFNENQKPGPTSERNYGLFYPNERRVYAVPFPATTSTPVNRTSEQAPVAHEGESWCVSNGDAAKEKLQAALDYACGEGGADCRPIQPGATCYNPKSLEAHASFAFNSYYQKNARRVGTCYFGGTAHVVTQHPRYGKCKFPTEH is encoded by the exons ATGCGTTTCATGCAGAGAATATATATCATGGCCGTTTCCTTCCTACCTTATTGTctcattctttctttcttctcagCCATTTCCATTACACAAGCAA GTTCGGGAATGATCGGAGTCAACTACGGTCGAATAGCTAACAATCTCCCGCCGCCGGAGAACGTAGTGAACCTCCTCAAATCACAAGGAATCAACCGTATCAAAATCTACGACACCGACAAGAACGTACTAACCGCGCTCGCACACTCAAGAATAAAAGTAGTCGTGTGTCTCCCCAACGAGCTTCTCTCTCGAACCGCATCCGACCAATCATTCGCCGACAAATGGGTTCGACGCAACATCAGAAAACACTTCCCGGCGACGGAGATAGAGGCTATCGCCGTCGGTAACGAGGTCTTCGTCGATCCTAAGAACACGACGCCTTACCTCGTCCCCGCAATGAAAAACATTCACACCTCTCTGGTCAAGTACAATCTCGACAAGTCGATCAAGATCTCGTCTCCTATAGCTCTCAGCGCGCTAGCTAACTCGTACCCGCCTTCTTCCGGTTCTTTCAAACCGGATTTGGTCGAACCGGTTATTAAACCGATGCTTGATTTGTTGCGTAAAACGTCGTCGTATCTCATGGTGAACGCTTACCCGTTCTTCGCCTACTCAGGGAACGCGGATAAAATCTCCTTGGACTACGCTCTCTTCAGAGATAACGTCGGTACTTTAGATCCCGGTAATGGGTTGAGATACAACAGCCTATTCGACGCTCAACTTGACGCCGTTTACGCAGCCATGTCCGCCGTCGGATTTAACGACGTTAAAGTGATGGTGACGGAGACTGGGTGGCCTTCCGCCGGAGACGTTAACGAGATCGGCGCAAGCGAAGCCAACGCGGCTGCGTATAACGGCGGACTCGTGAAGAGAGTGTTAAACGGTAACGGAACTCCCTTAAGACGGAATGAGCCACTAAACGTgtttcttttctctttgtttAACGAGAACCAGAAGCCGGGACCCACGTCGGAGAGAAACTACGGGCTGTTTTACCCGAACGAGAGAAGAGTGTACGCCGTTCCGTTCCCCGCAACGACGTCGACGCCGGTCAACAGGACAAGCGAACAGGCTCCGGTGGCTCACGAGGGAGAATCGTGGTGCGTGTCGAACGGAGACGCGGCGAAGGAAAAGCTCCAGGCAGCTCTCGATTACGCCTGCGGAGAAGGAGGAGCTGACTGCCGTCCGATCCAGCCGGGTGCCACGTGTTACAATCCTAAGTCGTTAGAGGCGCACGCTTCGTTCGCGTTCAACAGTTACTACCAGAAAAACGCACGTCGTGTTGGCACGTGCTATTTTGGTGGGACTGCTCACGTGGTCACGCAACATCCTC GATACGGGAAATGCAAGTTTCCCACGGAACATTGA
- the LOC106408481 gene encoding uncharacterized protein LOC106408481 translates to MDTVEEGKQPLLITVTHAGDVPELRSIPSNEQISESANTSRWSFLFKLLLVITTIGVSTAGIALIILITPTPPTVHIHSMHIAFNEHHLPIWSATFSIKNPNEKLRVTYESPSVCVFYRRKHVGTVRIGAFGQSGGEGNEVVVKGDETGVIDEEAARGMEDDVAMTGSVVGLDMVFLGRVGFYPGASTVWGKQNMTAVCKNVKAMLSSDDYDDDKLNKTKSWGLTFDDRQDCRVRLPVFP, encoded by the coding sequence ATGGACACGGTTGAAGAGGGGAAACAACCACTTCTAATCACCGTCACCCATGCCGGAGACGTTCCGGAACTCAGGTCAATACCATCAAATGAACAAATATCAGAATCAGCTAACACCTCACGCTGGTCATTCCTCTTTAAACTCCTTCTCGTCATCACAACCATCGGTGTTTCCACAGCAGGTATCGCGTTAATCATATTGATCACACCAACCCCACCAACCGTTCACATACATTCCATGCATATAGCATTCAATGAACACCATCTCCCGATCTGGTCAGCAACGTTCTCTATCAAAAACCCCAACGAGAAACTCCGTGTAACGTACGAGAGTCCCTCGGTGTGTGTGTTTTATAGAAGAAAACACGTGGGAACGGTAAGAATAGGGGCGTTCGGGCAGAGCGGTGGGGAAGGGAACGAGGTAGTTGTGAAGGGAGATGAAACCGGAGTTATCGATGAAGAGGCGGCTCGGGGAATGGAGGATGATGTGGCGATGACGGGAAGTGTGGTGGGTCTTGATATGGTGTTTCTAGGGAGGGTAGGGTTTTATCCGGGAGCTTCTACTGTATGGGGAAAGCAGAACATGACGGCTGTTTGCAAGAACGTGAAGGCTATGTTGTCTAGtgatgattatgatgatgataaaCTCAATAAGACAAAGAGTTGGGGCTTGACGTTTGATGATCGACAAGATTGTCGTGTACGTCTCCCTGTTTTTCCTTAG
- the LOC106410928 gene encoding small ubiquitin-related modifier 1: MSATQEEDKKPGDGGAHINLKVKGQDGNEVFFRIKRSTQLKKLMNAYCDRQSMDMNAIAFLFDGRRLRAEQTPDELDMEDGDEIDAMLHQTGGGVALA; the protein is encoded by the exons ATGTCTGCAACCcaggaagaagacaagaagcCCGGAGACGGAGGAGCTCACATCAACCTCAAGGTCAAGGGTCAG GATGGGAATGAGGTTTTCTTTAGGATCAAGAGAAGTACACAGCTGAAGAAGCTCATGAATGCTTACTGTGACAGGCAATCCATGGACATGAACGCCATTGCCTTCTTGTTTGATGGCCGTCGACTTCGTGCTGAGCAGACTCCCGATGag CTTGACATGGAGGACGGTGATGAGATCGATGCCATGCTCCATCAGACTGGTGGAGGCGTTGCTCTGGCCTGA